CGGCGGGCGTCCCCTCCGCCCGCAGCGGTATCGTCAAGAGGGCAAGCCCACACCAACCGGGTCAATCGACTACATCATGGGACGGAGAGCACGCGTGACGCGCAGCGTGTACGTGACCGGCATCGAGCGGGGTGACGGCCGGCAGGTCGTCGAGCTGGGGATCATGGAGCTCCTGACCCGGCAGACGGGGCGGGTGGGCGTCTACCGTCCGCTGCTCCACGACGGACCCGACCGGCTCTTCGACCTCCTCAAGGCCCGCTACCGGATAGACCAGGACGCGGCGACGGCCTACGGCATGGAGTACCAGGAGGCCTCGGCGATCCTCGCCGAGAAGGGCACCGACGAGCTGGTGTCCCGGCTGGTCGACCGCTTCCACCGGGTGGCCCGGGACTACGAGGTCATGCTCGTCCTCGGTACGGACTACGCGGACACCAACCTCCCCGACGAGCTCGCCCTCAACGCCCGTCTGGCCAACGAGCTCGGCGCGGTGGTCGTTCCCGTGGTGGGCGGCACCAAGCACCCCGCCGAGGCCGTGCGCGCCGAGGCCCGCAACGCCTTCCGCGCCTACGAGAGCCTGGGCTGCCACGTCGTCGCGATGGTCGTCAACCGGGTGGCCCCCGAGGACCGCGACCTGATAGCCGAGCGCCTCGGCGCCCGGCTCCCCGTGCCCTGCTACGTACTGCCGGACGACAAGTCGCTGTCCGCCCCGACCGTCGCCCAGATCACCCGGGCGCTCGGCGGCGAGGTGCTCCTCGGCGACGAGGCCGGGCTGGCCCGCGACGCGCTGGACTTCGTCTTCGGCGGCGCCATGCTGCCGAACTTCCTGAACGCCCTGACCCCGGGCTGCCTGGTGGTCACCCCCGGGGACCGCTCGGACCTGCTCGTCGGCGCGCTGGCCGCGCACACCTCGGGCACCCCGCCGATCGCCGGTGTGCTGCTGACCCTGAACGAGCGCCCGACGCAGGACGTCCTGGCGCTGGCCTCGAAGCTCGCGCCGGGCACCCCGGTCGTATCGGTGGCCGGCAACAGCTTCCCGACCGCCGCAGAACTCTTCTCGCTGCAGAGCCGGTTGAACTCGGCGACCCCGCGCAAGCTGGAGACCGCGCTCGGCCTGTTCGAGCGTCACGTGGACACCGCCGAGCTGCGCGGGCTGCTGTCGGTGGCCCGCTCGGAGCGCGTCACCCCGATGATGTTCGAGCACGAGCTGCTGGAGCGGGCCCGTTCCGAGCGGCGCCGGGTCGTCCTGCCCGAGGGCGCCGAGGAGCGCGTGCTGCGCGCCGCGGACGTGGTGCTGCGCCGGGGGGTCTGCGACCTGACGCTGCTGGGCGAGGAGCAGGCGATCCTGAAGAAGGCCGCCGACCTCGGCATCGACATCTCCTCCGCGCAGCTCATCGACCCGGCCACCTCTCCCCTGCGGGAACGTTTCGCCGAGTACTACGCCAAGGCCCGCGCCCACAAGGGCATGACCGTCGAGCTGGCCAACGACGTGGTCACCGACGCCAATTACTTCGGCACCCTGATGGTCCAGGAGGGCCTGGCCGACGGCATGGTCTCCGGCTCGGTGCACTCCACCGCCGCGACCATCCGCCCGGCCTTCGAGATCATCAAGACAAAGCCGGAGGCATCGATCGTCTCCTCGGTCTTCTTCATGTGCCTGGCCGACCGGGTCCTCGTCTACGGGGACTGCGCGGTCAATCCGGACCCGAACGCCGAGCAGCTCGCGGACATCGCCGTCCAGTCGGCCGCCACCGCCGCCGCCTTCGGTGTCGAGCCGCGGATCGCGATGCTCTCGTACTCGACGGGCACCTCCGGTTCGGGCGTCGACGTGGACAAGGTCCGCAAGGCGACCGAGATCGTCCGCGCGCAGCGCCCCGACCTGGCTGTCGAGGGTCCGATCCAGTACGACGCCGCCGTGGAGCCCTCGGTCGCCGCGACCAAGCTGCCCGACTCGGAGGTGGCCGGCCGCGCGACGGTGCTGATCTTCCCCGACCTCAACACGGGCAACAACACGTACAAGGCCGTGCAGCGTTCGGCGGGCGCCGTCGCGGTCGGCCCGGTCCTCCAGGGCCTGCGCAAGCCGGTCAACGACCTCTCGCGCGGGGCGCTCGTCCAGGACATCGTCACCACCGTGGCGATCACCGCGATCCAGGCGCAGTCCCAGCCGTCGCCCCAGGCCCAGTAGTTCCGGCAGTCCCCCACCGCACTCGAAGGAAAGACCCCTCACCGTGACCGCATCGCGCGTACTCGTCCTCAACTCCGGCTCCTCGTCGGTGAAGTACCAGCTGCTCGACATGGCGGACTCCGCCCGCCTGGCGGTCGGCCTGGTGGAGCGCATCGGGGAAGAGACCTCCCGCCTCGTGCACGAGCCGTTGACCGGCCCCGGCGCGGCGGGCGGCAAGAGGGAGCGGCTCGGCCCGATCGCCGACCACGGGGCCGCCCTGAAGGCCGTCGCGGCCGAGCTGGCCGCGGACGGGCTGGGCCTGGACTCCCCCGAACTGGCCGCGGTGGGGCACCGGGTGGTGCACGGCGGAACGCGGTTCACCCAGCCGACGGTGATCGACGACGAGGTGCTGGCGGAGATCCGCAGCCTGATCCCGCTCGCCCCGCTGCACAATCCGGCGAACGTGACGGGCATCGAGGTGGCGCGCTCGCTGCGCGCCGACATCCCGCAGGTGGCCGTCTTCGACACCGCCTTCCACTCGACGATGCCGGAGTACGTGGCCCGGTACGCGATCGACGCCGCGACGGCCGACAAGTACGCCATCCGGCGGTACGGGTTCCACGGGACCTCGCACGCCTACGTCTCGCGGGCGACGGCGGCGCTGCTCGGCAAGGCTCCCTCGGACGTGAACGTGATCGTGCTGCACCTGGGCAACGGCGCATCGGCCTCGGCCGTGCGGGGCGGGGTGTGCGTGGAGACCTCCATGGGGCTGACCCCGCTGGAGGGTCTGGTCATGGGCACCCGTTCGGGCGATCTTGATCCGGCGGTCGTCTTCCACCTGGCACGGGTGGGGGGCCTCTCGGTGGATGAGATCGATTCGCTCCTGAACAAGAAGAGCGGTCTGCTGGGGCTGTGCGGCGACAACGACATGCGCGAAGTGGAGCGGCGGGCCCAGGAGGGCGACGCCTCGGCGCGGCTCGCGCTGTCCTCGTACGTACACCGGCTGAAGAAGTACATCGGCGCCTACTCGGCGGTCCTCGGCCGGGTGGACGCGGTCGCGTTCACCGCCGGGGTCGGCGAGAACTCCTCCTCGATCCGGGAGGCTGCGGTGGAGGGTCTGGCCGAGCTGGGCCTGGCGCTGGACCTGGAGGCCAACGCGGTGCGCTCCCCGGAGCCGCGGCTGGTCTCGGCGGAGTACGCCCGGGTGGCCGTCGCCGTGGTCCCGACCGATGAGGAACTGGAGATCGCCACCCAGGCGTACGCGCTGGTTACCCGTTAGTCACTTGGACTTTCCACCAGACGGAATATTCCGCTACGAAACAAACCGATAGGATCCGCTCCATGCGCC
This genomic window from Streptomyces sp. NBC_01351 contains:
- the pta gene encoding phosphate acetyltransferase, giving the protein MTRSVYVTGIERGDGRQVVELGIMELLTRQTGRVGVYRPLLHDGPDRLFDLLKARYRIDQDAATAYGMEYQEASAILAEKGTDELVSRLVDRFHRVARDYEVMLVLGTDYADTNLPDELALNARLANELGAVVVPVVGGTKHPAEAVRAEARNAFRAYESLGCHVVAMVVNRVAPEDRDLIAERLGARLPVPCYVLPDDKSLSAPTVAQITRALGGEVLLGDEAGLARDALDFVFGGAMLPNFLNALTPGCLVVTPGDRSDLLVGALAAHTSGTPPIAGVLLTLNERPTQDVLALASKLAPGTPVVSVAGNSFPTAAELFSLQSRLNSATPRKLETALGLFERHVDTAELRGLLSVARSERVTPMMFEHELLERARSERRRVVLPEGAEERVLRAADVVLRRGVCDLTLLGEEQAILKKAADLGIDISSAQLIDPATSPLRERFAEYYAKARAHKGMTVELANDVVTDANYFGTLMVQEGLADGMVSGSVHSTAATIRPAFEIIKTKPEASIVSSVFFMCLADRVLVYGDCAVNPDPNAEQLADIAVQSAATAAAFGVEPRIAMLSYSTGTSGSGVDVDKVRKATEIVRAQRPDLAVEGPIQYDAAVEPSVAATKLPDSEVAGRATVLIFPDLNTGNNTYKAVQRSAGAVAVGPVLQGLRKPVNDLSRGALVQDIVTTVAITAIQAQSQPSPQAQ
- a CDS encoding acetate kinase: MTASRVLVLNSGSSSVKYQLLDMADSARLAVGLVERIGEETSRLVHEPLTGPGAAGGKRERLGPIADHGAALKAVAAELAADGLGLDSPELAAVGHRVVHGGTRFTQPTVIDDEVLAEIRSLIPLAPLHNPANVTGIEVARSLRADIPQVAVFDTAFHSTMPEYVARYAIDAATADKYAIRRYGFHGTSHAYVSRATAALLGKAPSDVNVIVLHLGNGASASAVRGGVCVETSMGLTPLEGLVMGTRSGDLDPAVVFHLARVGGLSVDEIDSLLNKKSGLLGLCGDNDMREVERRAQEGDASARLALSSYVHRLKKYIGAYSAVLGRVDAVAFTAGVGENSSSIREAAVEGLAELGLALDLEANAVRSPEPRLVSAEYARVAVAVVPTDEELEIATQAYALVTR